In Penaeus monodon isolate SGIC_2016 chromosome 7, NSTDA_Pmon_1, whole genome shotgun sequence, the genomic stretch aaatataaaaaaattttttttttttcttaaaatattaaaaaaaaaaaaaaaaatttttttttttttttttttaaatttattatatatttatatattttttttaaatttaaaaaaaaccctttttttttttttttttaataaaaaattttaaaattaattatttttaaaaaaaatttttttttttttttttccccccccctttttttccctcccctttttttttttttattttttttttttattaaaaacccccttttttttaaaaattttttttttttttataatttaaaaaaaaatttttttttttttggggaaaaaaaaaaaaaattttttaaaaggaaaaaaaatccaccagattttttttttaaaaaggggggggaagggggggttttttggggggggggcccccaaaaaggggaaaaaaggggaaaaaaaaaaggtcaggttgggggggaaaaatttgggggggaaaaaaagggggggggggggaggggggggggagaaaaaaatttatttttaaaaaaaaatttttttttaaaaaattgggggggaaagggggggggaaaaaaaaaaaaccccccgggggggtttttttttggggggggggtgggggggtgtgtgggtggggtttttttgggggggtttgggggggggggggtgtgtgtggttttgggggggtgtggggtggggtgggtgtgggggggtgtggggtgggtggggggtttttttttttttgtgtgtgtgtggtgtgtttttgtgttggggtttttttgggggtgtttttttttttttattttttaaaatttttaaaaaaaaaaaaaaaattttaaaaaaaaatttttttttttccccaaaaaacccaaaattccttttttttttttttttttttttttaaaaaaaaaaattttaaaaaaatttaaaatttttaaaaaatttttttttttccaatttaaaatttttaaaaaaaaaattttttaaaaaaattttttttttttttttcctttttttttttggccccccaaaaagcaccccccccccccacccaaacccacccaaaacccccccccacacccccccacacacacacacacacacaacccccaccaaaaaaaaacacacacacaaaaaaaaaacccccccccccccccaaaggaaattGGAGACAATGAAAAGAGTAGATATTGAAGATTTGGAACTATGCATGTGCTGGACAAGGGAAAGGCGGAGATTGGGAGCAGGAGAGTGGGCAGAGAAGCTAATTTTCATTGAATTGGCAGCAGTTTAATGATTTCACTATGTAGGGGCTGGCATCAAGGAAAGCAATTTACTGAAgtacttgttgtgtgtgtgtgttgttgttgtttgtgttttttgttgttggtgtggtggtgggtgttctggtttgtgtgtgttgtgtgtgtgtgtggtgtgtgtgtggtgtgtggtgtgtggtgtgtggtgtgtctgtgtggtgtgtgtgtgtgtggtgtggtgtggtgtgtgtgtgtggtgtgtgtgtgtgtgttgtgtgtgtgtggtgtgtggtgtgtgtgtggtgtggtgtgtgtgtgtgtgtgtgtttattgatataATGGATGTTGTAAcataatatacagataaataaaaaaaaaatttggttacaTTTATAAAGCTGTTATACAAACCCAAACCTATCTCTATAGCATAACATTAATTTTCgagccatcctttttttttttcttacacagaGCAATCAAATGccttattcaaaatatttaaagaatatcTTTTACTTAAATTATAACTATATGATTGTTTGCTGTAATTAAAATCTGAAGTTTTTAACTAAATGAAGGTTTACTATTTGATTAAAATCTGCCatgacctttttcctttttgagtcTTAGGAAATGTATTGCAcctcaacacacacgcacacgcacacgcacacgcacacgcacacgcacacgcacacgcacacgcacacacacacacacacacacacacacacacacacacacacacacacacacacaccacacacacacacacacaaactcactttttttctctcttgctggctcactcacacacttttatttttcaaaatttctcatTCCACCATGTTCCTGATATTTTAGGACTATAAAAATATTCTTATGTTCCCAAGGTCTagatgttttataattatttaagcTATGCTTTGATTGTAAATGTGGTTGATATCTGCATACATTCCTAAGAAATGAGGCCTACATTAATTAATTGTTAATGAATATACAAAGTAGGTTTTAGAATGTAATATCTATGAATTGCAGATTAAAGTTAGTCCAAAAAATGTAGTATCTAATTAAAGTCATAATACTGTGTAGGTAGAAAAAATAAGTGTAGGACAATTAAATGTAACTGAAGGCTTATAATGAATACTCTTCTCCCCAGAATAAGATCTTGCAGCAGGAAAGATGATTGATGGTTCAGTTGACATCAAAGAAGTTGAGAAGGTTGACAAGTTCTCCCCAAACATCAAGTACAAGGGTGCAGCAGATTCCACAAAGAAATGCCTCATTGGACCAAAGAAAGAACACCATGGATATAcaggaaaaaatgttttgaatgttGGGAAGAAGGCTGGGCTCTCCAAAATGGGTAAGGAGGATGAGTCACAGGAGATTGAGGGAAAACTTGCTGAGGTCAACAAGGATCTGCTGAAAATTGAGGAGGTTGTGGAAGATAAGGAGGAGTATCATGCAGACTCCCAGGAAGACCATTCTGGGGGCCTCTCCAGTGCAGTGGAAGGTACTAAAGGTAACCATGTTGCAGGATGTAAGACAGACAGGACTTTTACCTGTGATATTTGTAACAAAAACTTTGGtcgaaaggaaaatatatttatgcacatgagGATACACACAGGGGAGAAGCCCTATGGCTGTGATAAATGTGAGAAGAAGTTTCCACACATTGGTGATTTAATAAGGCATAAGAGGGTGCACACAGGAGAAAAgccttatatatgtgatgtatgtggaACTGGCTTTTCAAATATAAGCACCTGTAAAAGGCACCAGAGAATACACACTGGTGAGAAACCATTTACCTGTGATGTGTGTGGCAAGGAATTTAGACACAAGAGCACACTgagtaaacacatgtatatacacacaggggaaaagaaatatgagtgtgatatatgtaaaaaaaggtttcgtgaaaaattttatatagcaaAACACATGAGAACCCATACAGGGCAATAGGATATTTGCTGTGAATTTTTAGTAATAAGTTCTACATTTGTTGTGATCTGAAAGGCACATGAAATCCACAAGAAAGGCTTATACCCNNNNNNNNNNNNNNNNNNNNNNNNNNNNNNNNNNNNNNNNNNNNNNNNNNNNNNNNNNNNNNNNNNNNNNNNNNNNNNNNNNNNNNNNNNNNNNNNNNNNGGCGGGTTTAAAAACTTTGGGGGGTGTttctggggaaaaggggaaaaacccttaaaattttttttcctttt encodes the following:
- the LOC119575719 gene encoding oocyte zinc finger protein XlCOF19-like — protein: MIDGSVDIKEVEKVDKFSPNIKYKGAADSTKKCLIGPKKEHHGYTGKNVLNVGKKAGLSKMGKEDESQEIEGKLAEVNKDLLKIEEVVEDKEEYHADSQEDHSGGLSSAVEGTKGNHVAGCKTDRTFTCDICNKNFGRKENIFMHMRIHTGEKPYGCDKCEKKFPHIGDLIRHKRVHTGEKPYICDVCGTGFSNISTCKRHQRIHTGEKPFTCDVCGKEFRHKSTLSLDMSEQLSL